Genomic segment of Eretmochelys imbricata isolate rEreImb1 chromosome 24, rEreImb1.hap1, whole genome shotgun sequence:
ATGGAGTGTCCAGCCCAGTCCATGTTTCCTGGAGTGTttctggggagctgcaggaacagGGGCTGACGCGCTCATTGAAAGCAAAGGATGGATCTTTAACCCTCATAAATCACATCAGCATCCCCATGGACACCTGGACCAGTGGGAAGAATTTCACCTGTGAAGTCAAATTCAACTCTTCCGGCAACAGTGTGAAGAAAAGTACCAGGTATTCTGCAGGTGAGTGATACTATATTTGAGACTAAGGGAGACTCAGATGTGAAATAGGGGTGAAGTGGCCACAATCAGAGCTGCTTCTACGTAGCTCAGATCTCTACTGCAGCTTTCACCCAGATTGTACATATAAAGTACTGGAAagacttaaaaaataatatatctcATGAGTAAAGGGGAATTGAGAGGCATTTGAGAAGAGAGATGTGTTCCAGAGAGATATGCAAGGTGATGGAGAGGCGGTGAGGTGAGACCTGGAGGGAGGATTATGTAGATGGCACAAGGTCCAGAGAAAATTCTGATTAGAGGGGAAAGAATTCACCTAAGGGAAAGGGGGCAACACAGAGGGTGAAAGGTGCTGAAGGCTCCTGTAGCCTCACTCCTCGGGGGCTAAGGCCTGTGGTGAAATGGGGATCAGGAGGGGAGAGCTGGGTGTGGTGGCATCACGACCCTCTTGGCTCGAGTCAGCCACTTACTTGTGTCTGTTTGTTCGCTtcctccacagcccctgccagggagTGCTCACATTACATTGTGCCCCTTGCGGCTGGAGctggtctgctgctgctggtggtgtctTTGAGCCTCGTCTGGACCCTCTGCCCTTCCACGCTAGGTAATaaacacagcccagcccagcccagcccagctcagacCATCTCCCTTAGGGAGAAATCCTGCTCCCCCGCTTGCTACTGGGGACTGCAACTGTCCCGTCCAACACATGAACACGCTGCAAATGTCACAACTGCCAGCACTGATCTCTGAATGTTTGTTTTCCGAAACTTGAATGTCCTGTGTCGGGAGAACAGCTTTGTTCTCCGTGACAAAGGGAGCGATGTAGAAAGGCTTCTACTGCCCCTTGTCTATAGTTCACAAAGAGCACTAGCCTGTCTGATGAGCCCCTATCCACGTGCCATGCATGGTGGTGCACTGGGTACCCACAGCTCGGATGCACCACTCGTCAGTGAACTACAGCTGGGGGGTGACCGTGGAAGAGGAACTTTGACTGTTGTCTTTGTTTGTTCCaggattccagcccagggtctcAGCACCCCCAGCTTCCAAGGAGCACCAGGTATGGCCCTTTGCAAACTGTCTCTGTGTAAATCAACGTGTCTGTCTCAGGCATTTCTAATCCATCCATCAACTTCATATATTTCGTAATTGAACTGGTTATTCTGGAAGGAGGAGGTGAAAGTGAGATCTAGCTGTTGGAGTAGTTGAAAGGGAGCAAAGAGTCTTACTGCTAACTCTGGTACCAATTTACTGTGGGATAGTGGGGAAGTCACTTAGTGCTGTGTGACTCTGTTTCCCCATGTGTAGAAAATGGATAAGTAGACTTACTGCTCAAAGATGATGGGAAGTTTGATGTTTTATTGTTCCTGACTGTACCCTTTACAGGGTTTTTGTGTGGAGCTGGGAACATTTTTGACACTTATAAGATAAAGAACTTTGAGAAAttatatttgtaaagcacatgAAGATTTTCCAGTGACAGGTGCTGTGGCCCTGATCCAAACCTCAGTGACCTCAATAGGAGACTGTCCATTGACATGTGGTTTAGATCTGGCAAAATATTGTCAGTAGCTGAGTTCTTAAATTCAGAATCCAGCGCTGGTTTCCATTCTGATAACACGCACAGCTAACAGGACAAGCAGGAGCATCGGAGATGAGACGGGATTTTTCATCAGACTAACGTGGATGTTCGGTTCTGTCTCAGCTTGTGTCCCTTCATTTTACAAGGAGGTGGCTCATGTTACCAATTGTCGCCAAACAGGATGGAATCTTATACGCTCATCTGGATTTTGATTCGCGGAATCGTGACGGGCGCACGATGCAGCGATTGGCCAGAGGGAAACATGTAAAAGCCTGAACTGTCTAATGCAGGGGAATCCACACGTGGGAACTGATGTCTGGTTCTCTGCTGATCGGACGTAGCAGCCGGAAGAAGGCTCTGCCTGTTTTCGtctcctttcttttttattttctccacttCTCTGTTTAGAATAAAAAGCTCAGAAGATCCCCACAGGGTCCAGCCTCATCAGGTGGGAAATCTCCTTTTAGGATATAATTATAAAGGCATCAGGGTGAAGATGACTTTACACGTCACGTGTGTATTAGATTGggacctctttggggcagggactgtctctttgttttgtgtgcagcgcctagcaccatggggccctggtccataaCCGGGACTCCTGGGTGCTATGGTAACACAATCAttatcatcctcctcctcctctcatctGCACAGGGATCCAGACACAGCTGAATGGCTTCAGCTGCCCTGCACAGAGTAAGGCCGCGTGGCAGGAGCATGAAGAGGGGATGTGCTGCCCCAGTGTATGCCACGgctcccctggcccccagcagGCACATGCTCCCTTTGCAGAAACGCTACATGGACGTGCAATGGGATTGGGAAGGGGAAGCATGGATgcaggagctgggaggggtgagaatctctccccaggccagggctggagctgctaGTCCAGTGCTTCCTctggagcagtgtttctcaacgaccTGTCTGTGGACCagtgccagtccctgagatctccctgacacagtttaggaaggcagccaGGCGGTCCCTAGTATCCAAAAGGctgagaaatgctgctctagagtctgctggttttccccaaagGCGAGATCCACAGAGCCCTATGTTCCAGCCCCTCTGCGCCATCTAATAACAACATGTTATCAATGACTGGAGCTCTCCTGGTGCCTGAGCCTGCTCGCGCTGCCTGTTTACATCACAACTTGTTGTTGTTCAAGCTGTCATTCAAACTGTCACTCATTAAAAAGACCCAGAATTGATGTTCGTGTGTCTTGCCTTTTTTATCTGTTCAATGCATCAAGCTCAGCTTATTGTGTAATAAATAAGGTGATCTCTTAaattctttgggccagattctgctctggtttacatcagtgtaaatctggaaaaGCTCTGTTGCagccagtggagttattctggatttactccAGAGTCTCTGAGAGCAGAAGCTGGCCCTGTCTATCCCACTTAGCAACTGTGTTTCTCTTCGTGGATGATACAACAAATGCATTACACAGAACTTGTTACACACACATCTTCAACTATGGTAAGGGC
This window contains:
- the LOC144279909 gene encoding immunoglobulin kappa light chain-like, translated to MKMILAEYLVLSSLVLGEQLFLHQTRRIQFVEVNDTAKIHCSSTENLKGGGWKVFWYFRREGETPTCIKRCWDDQNQSKFACKHETHSSTLEISTIQKTESGIYYCAYKYSSYLIFGNGSTLIVGDSYTKSSWVMLLVPFLHDNQVTGTANLASVIHGVSSPVHVSWSVSGELQEQGLTRSLKAKDGSLTLINHISIPMDTWTSGKNFTCEVKFNSSGNSVKKSTRYSAAPARECSHYIVPLAAGAGLLLLVVSLSLVWTLCPSTLGFQPRVSAPPASKEHQDGILYAHLDFDSRNRDGRTMQRLARGKHVKA